The genomic stretch TCTCTTCTTTATATCCCCTTTTACAAAGTTCATCTGTAATTGAAGGAATTTTACTTGCGTCTTCAATACCGGGAACATTAATATCTCCAAGATAGCCATTAAAATCTAGACCAAGTCCAACATGATCCTCTCCTGCAATTTTTATCATATACTCTAAGTGCTTCATATAACTTTCAAGCGACATTTTTTTGTCATCTTCGGTAAAATAGCAGTTCAACCCAATAACTCCGCCTGTTTTCGCAATAGCTTTTATTTGCTCATCTGTGAGATTTCTATCACATTTATATAAATCCCTCGAATTAGAATGTGATGCTATAATCGGTTTAGTAGCAATACTTATAATATCCCAAAAACCTTCATCATTAATATGTGAAACATCTACTAATATTCCGAGCTCTTCCATCTTTTCCACTGCTTTTATTCCTAATTTACTAAGTCCCCCTACTTCGTTAACTCCAGATGCAAAATAATTACGATTATTCCATGTAAGAGATGCACTCCTGAGTCCAAGTTTATAAAACACATTTAATAATGTTAGATCACATCCAAGAGGTTCAAATCCTTCCATAGAAAGTACCATATTCAGTGACTTATCTGATGATATCTTTTTAAAATCGTTTTTTGTACATATTAATTTTAAATTTTCATTTTCTCTTATTTCTTCATATAAATCACCAACTTCTAACAAAGCCTGTTTCAATGAACCTTCTGGATGCAATCTAGCATAAATTTCCACAAAAATAACATTAACCCCACCAGCCTGCAGGACAGGAAGATGTTTTTTGGTCAAATCACTACTATGTTCTCCATTTTTTCTGGAATACAAAAGATCCGAAGGGATATCACTATGAGCATCAACAACAATTGCATTATCATGTATTTTAATATAATTCATAATATTCCACCTTTTCTATAATAATTTTTCTGGTTCTAGTGCAAAAAAATAAAGTAGGTAGGGTAATCTTTGATTTTATAATATTTTCGCATAAGAACATTTTTAGGAGTCCTTCAATAACTCCATTGATTTCACTATATTTTAAGTATAACTTAACAATTTTTTATATATTTACCAAGCCTTTTACTTATAATCTTATTATTATTTACTGCAATTTCACCATTAAGGATAACATATTCAATGCCTACGGGGGGTAGAGTTGGATTTTCAAAACTAGCTTTATCTTTTATAGTATCCTTATCAAAAATCACTATATCTGCATCGGCTCCTTCAAATATATCCCCCTTATTTTTTAACTTTAATCTTTTTGCGGGACCAATGGTCATTTTGCGCAAAGCGTCTATCAGTGTCAATTCTTTATGCTCTTTTACATAATACGAAAGTACTCTGGGATAGCATCCAGCACCTCTGGGATGTCCCATATCCTTTCTAAATGAAGAATCGCTGCCAA from Clostridia bacterium encodes the following:
- a CDS encoding dipeptidase; translation: MNYIKIHDNAIVVDAHSDIPSDLLYSRKNGEHSSDLTKKHLPVLQAGGVNVIFVEIYARLHPEGSLKQALLEVGDLYEEIRENENLKLICTKNDFKKISSDKSLNMVLSMEGFEPLGCDLTLLNVFYKLGLRSASLTWNNRNYFASGVNEVGGLSKLGIKAVEKMEELGILVDVSHINDEGFWDIISIATKPIIASHSNSRDLYKCDRNLTDEQIKAIAKTGGVIGLNCYFTEDDKKMSLESYMKHLEYMIKIAGEDHVGLGLDFNGYLGDINVPGIEDASKIPSITDELCKRGYKEETIYKILGGNFLRVLNTVLN